From Kiloniellales bacterium, a single genomic window includes:
- the tssI gene encoding type VI secretion system tip protein TssI/VgrG: MSSEHHVNIFFESKALDHDTFAVVRFEGEEEISRPYRFVVDLVSDRPDVDLDAALGRPATLSFQRGDDGELRKIHGVLSEIELGREGQHGHYAYRAVLVPRLWMMSLTRQNQIYQNRTIPEIVEEELKGSKGKGPAGNSTFDFAADDFEFRLLGSYPQKEYLVQYAESDLDFISRLLEHVGIYYFFEQGEDRERIVFCDSNVHLPSVPEESSFPYVLPSGTSSSLAESVQFLASRRRQITDKVLLKDYNYRTPMTPLQAEKPVEGAGYGMVCHYGDHFKTPEEGQALAQVRAEEVLCGKALYRGEGDCHGFTAGHLFQLTEHFSDALNQEYLLTAVRHVGSQASSEATGFGEGEGGEATSYRNEFRAVPKTVAYRPVRRTAKPKLTGVMNAVIDASGPGTRAEIDGEGRYKLVMPFDVSGTAEGKATRWVRMAQPYGGGQHGMHFPLLKGTEVLWTCIGGDPDRPVISGVVPNPLNKSVVNSESHTKNRIQTPSGILIEMEDGPGGPGQALSGNQQQGQGLAPAVRLARTEPTATAAERPAPTTALTSQQQGQESLGFVSESEADPIIGAGLGRYLRMHVPQAYLDPTKNNPPQTIVTQDPKFRYEGEDPATDDPNDTGPARPGDQPLPNDKIEAYLRMGANLPRSDGSKVKEGEDSAWLPLHKEPGDELYGVPGLERSETDAVSGGQIKVSTQERQEGHFTGFIDNVSEGNDENEGNPSRTNEASKAKFRNGVVWRDHVAGNRLSTTQGDKVEIVSGNYRQILCNSAVSVDAVNGTLRDGSNVPGNVSFKWTETGPLDKEGAEGYRDADTWGTTEITRNGWTKTDYQGYEEEIFKGHAEESFEGTQNSCFDGTSNESFCGSRHSKSCWLETDLFFGVKLAAEYGATGQYRGGLDVDYHDSLTLEADNDWKYTWGSEGYFKFSGGRSYEVIEEQDLIAKSSIMLQVNGSAHSALGQWWRGVIGGAGLVRLLPLFGLLAGGSSSLNVSSDSKAGSILDGVKNWLERKVDTDTAEGKPTIEIKEDFIVLSIGTSEIRLTENEITIKSTRIRLNPPAVTAAPTVPAPPAGPLPPAPPVP, from the coding sequence ATGTCGAGCGAGCACCACGTGAACATCTTTTTCGAGTCCAAGGCGCTGGACCACGACACCTTCGCGGTCGTCCGCTTCGAGGGCGAGGAAGAGATTTCCCGGCCCTACCGTTTCGTCGTCGATCTGGTCTCGGACCGCCCTGACGTCGATCTCGACGCCGCCCTGGGACGGCCCGCCACCCTGTCCTTCCAACGCGGCGACGACGGTGAACTCCGCAAGATTCACGGGGTCCTCTCCGAGATCGAGCTCGGCCGCGAAGGCCAGCACGGTCATTACGCCTATCGTGCCGTCCTGGTGCCCAGGCTCTGGATGATGTCGCTGACCCGGCAGAACCAGATCTACCAGAACAGGACCATTCCGGAGATCGTCGAGGAGGAGCTGAAGGGCTCCAAGGGCAAGGGCCCGGCCGGCAACTCGACCTTCGACTTCGCCGCCGACGACTTCGAGTTCCGCCTGCTCGGCAGCTATCCCCAGAAGGAATACCTCGTGCAGTACGCCGAGTCCGATCTTGATTTCATTTCCAGGCTGCTCGAGCACGTCGGCATCTACTATTTCTTCGAGCAGGGCGAGGACCGCGAGCGGATCGTCTTCTGCGATTCCAACGTCCACCTGCCGTCCGTGCCTGAGGAGAGCAGCTTTCCCTACGTGCTGCCCTCGGGCACCAGCTCGAGCCTGGCGGAGTCGGTCCAGTTCCTCGCCAGTCGGCGCCGCCAGATCACCGACAAGGTGCTCTTGAAGGACTACAACTACCGCACACCCATGACTCCGCTACAGGCGGAGAAGCCCGTGGAAGGCGCAGGCTACGGTATGGTTTGCCACTACGGGGACCACTTCAAGACGCCGGAAGAGGGCCAGGCGCTGGCCCAGGTGCGCGCCGAGGAGGTGCTCTGCGGCAAGGCTCTCTACCGTGGCGAGGGCGACTGCCACGGCTTCACCGCCGGCCACCTTTTCCAACTGACGGAGCATTTCAGCGATGCCCTGAACCAGGAGTACCTGCTAACCGCCGTGCGCCACGTCGGCAGCCAGGCCTCGTCGGAGGCGACGGGCTTCGGCGAGGGCGAAGGCGGCGAGGCGACCTCATACCGCAACGAGTTCCGCGCGGTTCCGAAAACCGTCGCCTACCGCCCGGTGCGGCGCACGGCGAAACCCAAGCTCACCGGGGTGATGAACGCGGTGATCGACGCGAGCGGCCCCGGTACCCGCGCCGAGATCGACGGCGAGGGGCGCTATAAGCTGGTCATGCCATTCGACGTCAGCGGCACGGCCGAGGGCAAGGCGACCCGCTGGGTGCGCATGGCGCAGCCCTATGGCGGCGGTCAGCACGGCATGCACTTCCCCTTGCTCAAGGGCACGGAGGTCCTCTGGACCTGCATCGGCGGCGACCCCGACCGACCGGTCATTAGCGGCGTGGTGCCCAACCCCCTCAACAAGAGCGTGGTCAACTCGGAGAGCCACACGAAAAACCGGATCCAGACACCTAGCGGCATCCTGATCGAGATGGAAGACGGACCCGGCGGGCCTGGACAGGCGCTCTCTGGGAACCAGCAGCAAGGACAAGGGCTAGCGCCGGCGGTGCGCCTCGCGCGGACGGAACCGACTGCCACGGCCGCCGAGCGGCCCGCGCCCACGACCGCGCTTACAAGCCAGCAACAGGGACAGGAGAGTCTGGGCTTCGTAAGCGAGAGCGAGGCGGATCCGATCATAGGTGCCGGACTCGGGCGCTACCTGCGCATGCACGTGCCGCAGGCGTATCTGGACCCGACCAAGAACAATCCGCCGCAAACCATTGTCACCCAGGATCCCAAGTTCAGATACGAGGGCGAGGATCCTGCGACGGATGATCCCAATGACACCGGCCCCGCAAGGCCCGGCGACCAGCCGCTCCCGAATGACAAGATCGAGGCCTATCTACGTATGGGTGCCAACCTGCCGCGCAGCGATGGGTCCAAGGTCAAGGAGGGCGAGGACTCTGCCTGGCTGCCGCTTCACAAGGAGCCGGGGGATGAGCTCTACGGCGTGCCTGGGCTCGAGCGAAGCGAGACCGACGCGGTCTCGGGTGGTCAGATCAAGGTTTCCACGCAAGAACGGCAGGAAGGTCACTTCACCGGCTTTATCGACAACGTCAGCGAGGGCAATGACGAGAACGAGGGTAATCCCTCCCGCACCAACGAGGCCTCCAAAGCCAAGTTCCGCAACGGCGTGGTCTGGCGCGACCACGTCGCCGGCAATCGCCTCAGTACGACCCAGGGTGACAAGGTGGAAATCGTCAGCGGCAACTACCGGCAGATCCTGTGCAACAGCGCCGTTAGTGTCGATGCGGTCAACGGCACCCTGCGTGACGGCAGCAACGTTCCCGGCAACGTCAGCTTCAAGTGGACCGAGACGGGACCGCTCGACAAGGAGGGCGCCGAGGGATACCGCGACGCGGATACCTGGGGAACGACGGAGATCACGCGCAACGGCTGGACCAAGACCGACTACCAGGGCTACGAGGAGGAAATCTTCAAGGGCCACGCAGAGGAGAGCTTCGAAGGTACCCAGAACTCCTGCTTCGACGGAACCAGCAACGAGAGCTTTTGCGGCAGCCGGCACTCTAAGTCCTGCTGGCTGGAGACCGATCTGTTCTTCGGCGTCAAGCTGGCCGCCGAGTACGGCGCGACCGGCCAGTACCGGGGCGGCTTGGATGTGGACTATCACGACAGCCTGACACTCGAGGCGGACAACGACTGGAAGTACACCTGGGGTTCGGAAGGCTACTTCAAGTTCTCCGGCGGGCGTTCCTACGAGGTGATCGAGGAGCAGGACCTGATCGCCAAGAGCAGTATCATGCTGCAGGTGAACGGCAGTGCTCACAGCGCCTTGGGACAATGGTGGCGCGGCGTGATCGGCGGCGCCGGCCTGGTCAGGCTGCTTCCCCTGTTCGGTCTGCTCGCCGGCGGCTCCTCATCCCTGAATGTGTCTTCTGATTCCAAGGCCGGGAGTATCCTCGACGGTGTCAAGAATTGGCTCGAGAGGAAAGTCGACACCGATACCGCCGAGGGGAAGCCAACGATCGAGATCAAGGAAGACTTCATCGTGCTCTCGATCGGGACATCGGAGATTCGCTTGACCGAAAACGAGATCACGATCAAGTCGACCCGGATCCGGCTCAATCCCCCTGCGGTGACGGCGGCACCGACGGTGCCCGCGCCGCCCGCTGGGCCGCTGCCTCCCGCGCCGCCGGTACCCTGA
- a CDS encoding DUF2169 domain-containing protein, translated as METRNETPFEVGSIFTRNTADDDQLTVIVKGLFDQVPGGPARVAGEQEPLSADRFASDQPGSAPLYEDDFAPFKPCADILVLARPGLEGWQVERMQVGAQRASLDDFGPQPRRAGRRLSLAGPEGDDWFRTHWPRFRADVDWHYFNAAAEEMQSPAYLRGDEEFALDFVGKERARFAGQLPRFRVRCFLRRSDGEIEEVMMNLDTLWIEPAAARLTLIWRGRTSVDAEGMETEGAILLVGEPLDRTRPAADYEALLLSGAETEAAEGADPSAQMEAAMAEFGFDSTSMPQELQDFFGDPGGGTEGLAGLAGDGFSGPQAEGAAGVTSALASAGVSIDSAPAGLSNPVAAVASPNLAEQVGVGGPGGLAAQMEQETAALPPEIQSFLGNSESGYADLLGFLKNDDSNLVAKLVAGAEEAPQPFDQLAETARSVPDWPPQDAAEIESIDVLTAGFGAGRPPDGDGVGFLVVLNDFAKEPSDSVEEVEPQETLVGPAA; from the coding sequence ATGGAAACGCGCAACGAGACGCCCTTCGAGGTCGGTTCCATCTTCACGCGGAACACAGCCGACGACGATCAGTTGACCGTGATCGTCAAGGGGCTGTTCGATCAGGTCCCGGGCGGTCCCGCGCGGGTCGCGGGCGAGCAGGAGCCTCTCTCTGCCGACCGCTTCGCCTCGGACCAGCCCGGCTCGGCGCCGCTCTACGAGGACGATTTCGCGCCCTTCAAGCCCTGCGCCGACATCCTCGTCCTGGCACGGCCGGGGCTCGAGGGCTGGCAAGTGGAAAGGATGCAGGTCGGCGCTCAACGGGCGAGCCTCGACGACTTTGGCCCTCAGCCCCGGCGAGCGGGCCGCCGCCTCTCGCTCGCCGGGCCCGAAGGTGACGACTGGTTCCGCACCCACTGGCCGCGGTTCCGGGCGGACGTCGACTGGCACTACTTCAACGCCGCCGCCGAGGAGATGCAGTCACCGGCCTACCTGCGGGGTGACGAGGAGTTCGCTCTCGATTTCGTCGGCAAGGAACGGGCGCGGTTCGCCGGACAGCTTCCACGATTCCGCGTGCGCTGCTTCTTGCGACGTAGCGATGGCGAAATCGAAGAGGTGATGATGAACCTCGACACGCTCTGGATCGAACCGGCGGCGGCACGTCTGACCCTGATCTGGCGCGGGCGGACCTCCGTCGATGCCGAGGGTATGGAGACCGAGGGCGCGATCCTGCTGGTCGGCGAACCCCTGGACCGGACCCGGCCGGCGGCAGACTACGAGGCGCTGCTCTTGTCGGGGGCCGAGACCGAAGCGGCCGAAGGCGCCGACCCGTCGGCGCAGATGGAAGCGGCAATGGCCGAATTCGGGTTCGACTCCACAAGCATGCCGCAGGAGCTGCAAGATTTCTTCGGCGACCCCGGTGGCGGGACGGAAGGTCTGGCGGGGCTGGCCGGCGATGGCTTTTCCGGCCCGCAGGCGGAGGGCGCGGCGGGCGTCACCTCGGCCCTGGCTTCCGCCGGTGTCTCGATCGACAGCGCGCCGGCGGGTCTGTCAAATCCCGTAGCGGCTGTAGCGTCGCCCAACCTTGCCGAACAGGTTGGGGTCGGTGGTCCCGGCGGTCTGGCTGCTCAAATGGAACAGGAGACGGCGGCTCTCCCCCCCGAGATTCAGAGTTTCCTCGGCAATTCGGAATCCGGCTACGCCGATCTCCTTGGTTTCCTGAAGAACGACGATTCCAATCTCGTCGCGAAGCTGGTGGCGGGGGCCGAGGAAGCGCCCCAGCCGTTTGATCAGCTCGCGGAAACCGCTCGATCGGTTCCCGACTGGCCGCCGCAGGATGCGGCCGAGATCGAATCGATAGACGTGCTGACGGCCGGCTTCGGGGCCGGTCGCCCGCCGGACGGTGATGGTGTGGGATTTCTTGTCGTCCTCAACGACTTCGCAAAGGAACCCTCGGACAGCGTCGAAGAGGTGGAACCGCAAGAAACCCTTGTAGGGCCGGCGGCTTAG
- a CDS encoding DUF4280 domain-containing protein: MGAEMRCSFGAAPCRLVLPPGSSTVFSGVTMAATVKNIGPANIPTFGTCSSPTHPAVMGGAPSGPCKPVITGSWLPPPAPVATVMIGDAVALHEGSVCLCQFGGQISITNGNSVGTEVN; this comes from the coding sequence ATGGGTGCGGAAATGCGGTGCAGTTTCGGCGCGGCGCCCTGCCGCTTGGTTCTCCCGCCCGGCAGTTCGACGGTTTTCAGCGGCGTCACCATGGCCGCCACGGTCAAGAACATCGGCCCGGCCAACATCCCGACCTTCGGCACCTGTTCGAGCCCGACGCATCCCGCCGTAATGGGCGGTGCGCCCTCCGGTCCCTGCAAACCGGTCATCACGGGCTCGTGGCTGCCGCCGCCGGCTCCTGTGGCGACGGTCATGATCGGCGATGCGGTCGCCCTGCATGAAGGCAGTGTCTGCCTCTGTCAGTTCGGCGGTCAGATCTCCATAACAAACGGCAACTCGGTAGGCACCGAGGTCAACTAG
- a CDS encoding transglutaminase family protein, protein MTVYRIVHTTRYDFEAPTESCSLEARMRVRDLAYQTCRFHQLVVRPLSGPQSCTRDASGNWVTVFDVPTAHSHLEVSAINVVACSRAKPPALDAGPSWEEVRKASSDGSLRHCVDATALTECSPELEAYVRSSFPAGRSILLGASDLTERIHRDFAYAPGATTVETTASEAARLGRGVCQDFAHVAAACLRSLGLPVRYVSGYLDTSSARVGDAPVVGELSHAWFAVHVPGLGWVDFDPTVGSLVGAGHVTLGWGRDYRDVVPLRGTCSGRHRLRVSVNMVQDAA, encoded by the coding sequence GTGACCGTCTACCGGATCGTCCACACGACGCGATACGACTTCGAAGCGCCGACGGAATCGTGCAGCCTCGAGGCCCGCATGCGCGTGCGCGATCTTGCCTACCAGACCTGCCGCTTCCACCAACTGGTGGTCAGGCCGTTGAGCGGCCCGCAAAGCTGCACGCGCGACGCCTCGGGCAATTGGGTCACGGTTTTCGATGTGCCGACCGCGCACAGCCACCTCGAGGTCAGCGCGATCAATGTGGTGGCGTGCTCGCGCGCCAAGCCGCCTGCCCTCGACGCCGGACCGTCGTGGGAAGAGGTGCGTAAGGCCTCGAGCGATGGGAGCCTCCGGCACTGCGTCGACGCGACGGCCCTGACCGAGTGTTCGCCGGAGCTGGAGGCCTATGTACGATCCTCTTTTCCGGCCGGGCGTTCGATCCTCCTCGGCGCCTCCGATCTGACGGAACGGATCCATCGCGACTTCGCCTACGCCCCGGGTGCCACCACCGTCGAGACAACGGCGTCGGAGGCGGCGCGCCTTGGACGGGGCGTCTGCCAGGACTTCGCCCACGTGGCGGCGGCCTGTTTGCGCTCGCTTGGCCTGCCCGTGCGCTATGTCAGCGGATACCTGGACACCTCTTCAGCGCGGGTCGGCGATGCGCCGGTCGTTGGGGAATTGTCCCACGCCTGGTTCGCCGTCCACGTGCCGGGTCTGGGCTGGGTCGACTTCGATCCGACTGTCGGCAGCTTGGTCGGCGCGGGCCACGTGACCTTAGGATGGGGACGGGACTACCGGGATGTGGTGCCACTGCGCGGGACCTGCAGCGGGCGCCATCGCTTGCGGGTCTCGGTGAATATGGTTCAGGATGCGGCGTGA
- the tagF gene encoding type VI secretion system-associated protein TagF: MPGEPLRAPGYYGKVPARGDFVSRRVPRAFLDPWDSWLQRAVAASRVALGESWLDAYLTGPIWRFALGPGLCGERAAAGLVMPSVDSVGRYYPMTLAVLLDGRPNPFALAVQGEAWFGAAEELALTCLEESFDPEGFDQALIELDGVGLDDLELPEAAGVPIVGEDELSWAKAQPDTAAFPAAAYPDLLDSFVRARREPYSLWWTLGSDRVPPGLRSYPGLPPEESFAGFLRAA, translated from the coding sequence ATGCCTGGGGAGCCTCTGAGAGCGCCAGGTTACTACGGCAAGGTCCCGGCGCGCGGCGACTTCGTCTCGCGGCGCGTGCCGCGGGCCTTTCTCGATCCCTGGGACTCCTGGCTGCAGCGCGCCGTGGCGGCGAGCCGCGTGGCCTTGGGCGAGAGCTGGCTGGACGCCTACCTGACCGGGCCGATCTGGCGCTTCGCCCTGGGGCCGGGTCTCTGCGGCGAGCGGGCCGCCGCCGGCCTCGTCATGCCCAGCGTCGACTCCGTCGGGCGCTACTATCCCATGACACTGGCCGTCCTGTTGGACGGCCGGCCCAACCCCTTCGCGCTGGCGGTGCAGGGCGAGGCCTGGTTCGGCGCGGCCGAGGAGCTGGCGCTCACCTGCCTCGAGGAGTCCTTCGATCCCGAGGGCTTCGACCAGGCGCTGATCGAGCTCGACGGGGTCGGCCTCGACGATCTCGAGCTGCCGGAAGCGGCGGGCGTGCCTATCGTGGGCGAGGACGAATTGTCCTGGGCCAAGGCGCAGCCCGATACCGCCGCCTTTCCCGCCGCCGCCTATCCCGACCTGCTCGACAGCTTCGTCAGGGCGCGCCGGGAACCCTATAGCCTCTGGTGGACCCTCGGCTCCGACCGGGTGCCGCCCGGCCTGCGCAGCTATCCCGGTCTGCCGCCCGAGGAGAGCTTCGCAGGCTTTCTGCGCGCAGCCTGA
- the tssM gene encoding type VI secretion system membrane subunit TssM, whose protein sequence is MFRKLFGWLANRWVISAIGIALLCLIIWYLGEFIAFAGWAPLQFPETRLVVIFLIVVFWLVQTVWSLFKARKTDAQVMEGLASAPEGPDAGSQASDEEIAALRDRFKESLAILRKAKLGGRGGRRRLYQLPWYLIIGPPGAGKTTALKNSGLKFPLMDRFGKDAIQGVGGTRNCDWWFTDEAVLLDTAGRYTTQDSDEAVDSAAWSGFLQLLRRHRRRRPIDGVIVAFSLLDIAQQSSSDRGLHAQAVRKRLQELANDLKVKVPVYVVFTKCDLIAGFVEFFEDLGREGRGQVWGATFPLQQSQRPESAVPAFAAEFDALVQRLDNRMTFRLDQERDPRRRGAIYGFTQQFGGLKDVLADFLAEAFQPTRFEEPCLLRGVYFSSGTQEGNPIDRVLSSISGTFGLDRQALPAFSGPGRSYFLTRLLRDVVFQEADLVGHTGFLHTYRGWIQRGAYALTGLALLTLTASWTTSFLANRSYIGDLESEVEAYRTTAREMAEGEGTIQQVLLPLDELRAVTGGYDDRDRPVSLAMGFGLYQGDKLGDAAVSAYRRALNAQLLPPIVKGLEQQIRAYAAADQPEVLYQALKAYLMVSHPAVFDPAFFKFWILLDWNRQLPGAANKATRDSFERHLTALLEYDIDAPKPDGRLVKQARAVLSHEPVETRVFADLKQQAQQSRLEEWRATQALGDAANRYFQRKSEKSMSEGVPGLFTRAGFTNFFLAKSPELVKVAVDESWVLGPEYSERLGDLDPKQLTAAVSALYFEEYAQVWEDYLADIDIVAFKSFGEGSEVARVLSDPDSPVSLLLAAVTKETKLMSLDPALEGEALTGRLANIKAQFEKLLEVAPAAQAAGLIDNPAEAVEIRFEDIHNLFRTDAGKPPIDRVLALIFDLYAYMKTARRTGGDNDEAVDNLRIESGVQPEPLGRWLATLARQTTALTARNVRERLNSAWSGEMARYCRRAFSNRYPLIKNSTNDANLSDFARFFGPQGMMDNFIAKHLSPYVDTTVTPWQARSASGVSLGISGSTLQQFERADRIREAFFPGNNAVPKIRFEMRAVKLTKAARHVLFKLGEEKRLLYRHVDTRWKPMEWPPPDGLMQAVVEFKPVSGTARPRIKKEGDWALFRLLDAGRLSGTGRSELYRLSFEADGLEAVFEVKAGSVINAFDRSVIGGFQCLGSL, encoded by the coding sequence ATGTTCCGCAAGCTCTTCGGCTGGCTCGCGAACCGCTGGGTCATCTCGGCCATCGGGATCGCCCTGCTGTGCCTGATCATCTGGTATCTCGGCGAGTTCATCGCCTTCGCCGGCTGGGCGCCCCTCCAGTTCCCGGAAACCCGGCTGGTCGTGATCTTTCTGATCGTGGTTTTTTGGCTGGTGCAGACGGTCTGGTCGCTGTTCAAGGCGCGCAAGACCGACGCCCAGGTGATGGAAGGCCTGGCGTCGGCGCCCGAGGGTCCCGACGCCGGCAGCCAGGCCTCCGACGAGGAGATCGCCGCGCTCCGCGACCGCTTCAAGGAGTCCCTCGCGATCCTGAGAAAGGCCAAGCTGGGCGGGCGCGGCGGCCGCCGCAGGCTCTACCAGCTGCCCTGGTACCTGATCATCGGCCCGCCCGGCGCCGGCAAGACCACCGCGCTCAAGAACTCCGGCCTGAAGTTCCCCCTGATGGACCGCTTCGGCAAGGACGCGATCCAGGGCGTCGGCGGCACGCGCAATTGCGACTGGTGGTTCACCGACGAGGCCGTGCTGCTGGATACCGCAGGACGCTACACGACCCAGGACAGCGACGAGGCGGTCGACAGCGCCGCATGGTCGGGTTTCCTCCAGCTCCTGCGCAGGCATCGGCGGCGGCGGCCGATCGACGGCGTTATCGTCGCGTTCAGTCTGCTCGACATCGCCCAGCAGAGCAGCAGCGATCGGGGCCTGCACGCCCAGGCGGTGCGCAAGCGCCTGCAGGAGCTGGCCAACGACCTTAAGGTCAAGGTTCCGGTCTACGTGGTCTTCACCAAGTGTGACCTGATCGCCGGCTTCGTGGAGTTCTTCGAAGATCTCGGCCGCGAAGGCCGCGGACAGGTCTGGGGTGCGACCTTTCCCCTGCAACAGTCGCAGCGGCCGGAGAGCGCGGTGCCAGCTTTCGCCGCCGAGTTCGACGCCCTGGTTCAGCGGCTGGACAACCGCATGACCTTCCGCCTCGACCAGGAGCGCGATCCCCGGCGCCGCGGCGCGATCTACGGCTTCACCCAGCAGTTCGGCGGACTCAAGGACGTGCTCGCCGACTTCCTCGCCGAGGCCTTCCAACCGACGCGCTTCGAGGAGCCTTGCCTGTTGCGGGGTGTCTATTTCTCGAGCGGCACCCAGGAAGGCAATCCGATCGATCGCGTCCTGAGCTCGATCTCCGGCACCTTCGGCCTGGACCGCCAGGCCCTGCCGGCCTTCAGCGGCCCGGGGCGCAGCTACTTCCTGACCCGGCTGCTGCGCGACGTGGTGTTCCAGGAGGCGGACCTGGTCGGCCATACCGGCTTCCTGCACACCTACCGGGGCTGGATCCAACGGGGCGCCTATGCCCTCACCGGCCTGGCGCTCTTGACCCTCACAGCGTCCTGGACGACCAGCTTCCTCGCCAACCGGAGCTACATCGGCGACCTGGAGTCCGAGGTCGAAGCCTACCGGACGACCGCGCGGGAAATGGCCGAGGGCGAAGGGACGATCCAGCAGGTCCTGCTTCCACTCGACGAGCTGCGCGCCGTCACGGGCGGCTACGATGACCGGGACCGGCCGGTTTCCCTGGCCATGGGATTCGGCCTCTATCAGGGCGACAAGCTGGGCGACGCGGCCGTCTCGGCCTACCGGCGGGCCCTAAACGCGCAGCTCCTGCCGCCCATCGTGAAGGGACTGGAGCAGCAGATCCGCGCCTACGCGGCGGCCGATCAGCCGGAGGTCCTCTACCAGGCCCTCAAGGCGTACCTCATGGTCAGCCACCCCGCGGTGTTCGACCCGGCGTTCTTCAAGTTCTGGATCCTCCTCGACTGGAACCGGCAACTGCCGGGAGCGGCTAACAAGGCGACGCGGGACAGCTTCGAACGACACCTGACCGCGCTTCTCGAATACGACATCGACGCGCCCAAGCCGGACGGGCGGCTGGTCAAGCAAGCGCGCGCCGTCCTGTCCCACGAGCCGGTCGAGACCAGGGTATTCGCCGATCTTAAGCAGCAGGCCCAGCAGAGCAGGCTCGAGGAATGGCGCGCCACCCAAGCGCTGGGGGATGCGGCCAACAGGTACTTCCAGCGCAAGAGCGAGAAATCCATGTCCGAGGGCGTGCCGGGTCTCTTCACCCGCGCCGGCTTCACCAACTTCTTCCTCGCCAAGAGTCCCGAGCTGGTCAAGGTCGCGGTCGACGAGAGCTGGGTTCTCGGGCCGGAGTACAGCGAGCGCCTGGGCGACCTCGACCCGAAGCAGCTGACCGCCGCGGTCAGCGCGCTCTATTTCGAGGAGTACGCCCAGGTGTGGGAGGATTATCTGGCCGACATCGACATCGTGGCCTTCAAGAGCTTCGGCGAGGGCAGTGAGGTCGCCCGGGTCCTCTCGGATCCGGACTCCCCGGTCAGCCTGCTTCTGGCCGCGGTGACCAAGGAAACCAAGCTGATGTCGCTCGATCCCGCCTTGGAGGGCGAGGCGCTGACGGGCCGGCTGGCCAACATCAAGGCGCAGTTCGAAAAGCTTCTCGAGGTGGCGCCGGCGGCCCAGGCGGCCGGCTTGATCGACAACCCGGCGGAGGCGGTCGAGATCCGCTTCGAGGACATCCACAACCTGTTCCGCACCGATGCCGGCAAACCGCCGATTGACCGGGTGCTGGCGCTGATCTTCGACCTCTACGCCTATATGAAGACCGCGCGGCGGACCGGCGGGGACAATGACGAGGCGGTCGACAACCTGCGGATCGAGTCCGGCGTTCAGCCGGAGCCGCTCGGCCGGTGGCTGGCGACGCTGGCCCGGCAGACCACCGCCCTGACCGCGAGGAACGTCCGCGAACGCCTGAACTCGGCGTGGTCCGGCGAGATGGCGCGCTACTGCCGGCGGGCATTCTCCAACCGCTATCCCCTGATCAAGAACAGCACGAATGACGCCAACCTGAGCGACTTCGCCCGCTTCTTCGGACCCCAGGGCATGATGGACAACTTCATCGCCAAGCACCTCAGCCCCTACGTCGACACCACGGTCACGCCCTGGCAGGCCCGCTCGGCGAGCGGCGTCTCGTTGGGCATCTCGGGCAGCACCCTTCAGCAGTTCGAGCGCGCGGACCGGATCCGGGAGGCCTTCTTCCCGGGGAACAATGCGGTACCGAAGATCCGCTTCGAGATGCGGGCGGTCAAGCTCACCAAGGCCGCGCGCCACGTGCTGTTCAAGCTGGGCGAGGAGAAGCGGCTCCTCTACCGCCACGTGGACACGCGCTGGAAGCCCATGGAATGGCCGCCGCCCGACGGGCTCATGCAGGCTGTCGTCGAGTTCAAGCCGGTCTCCGGCACCGCGCGGCCGCGAATTAAGAAGGAAGGCGACTGGGCGCTGTTCCGCCTGCTCGACGCGGGCAGACTGTCCGGCACCGGACGCTCGGAGCTCTATCGGTTAAGCTTCGAGGCCGACGGCCTCGAAGCTGTGTTCGAAGTCAAGGCCGGCAGCGTGATCAACGCTTTCGACCGTAGCGTCATCGGGGGCTTCCAATGCCTGGGGAGCCTCTGA